A genomic window from Cryobacterium sp. SO2 includes:
- a CDS encoding HNH endonuclease signature motif containing protein produces the protein MSSPDQAPPPAPDDDHHSPESAPPGSTPAPADPTEPHETEPHEPDPGDPYVPNLTLDELVRTELVRRTELIAAEARAIAQAQARQAELLVELQCWSEDPQVSSRLHGNPESIRQSDLDAASMTEDQARAAAYSRWDDRDVARRTIVSETACLLRVAERTVERMMDQSLWLMCAPATFEALSAGEISHRHALALVDQMRTLPDEDQAAFEEAVLPAAKTMPLGRFTDKARRLRERQHPESIVTRTTNAFAERRTYWEAAPDGMGWLHWYGTAHDTTAAYDRIDSMAVNLKKASESASSSTGPAADADEEQKKRSRDQLRADLTRALLLDGITPDGLGAGIRGTVMVTVSVFTLLGLDEEPASLEGYGPISPEAAREIAAHAPSFTRLLTHPETGVVLSLGTTQYKNTKAMKKWLRIRDETCRFPGCSRPAVRSDVDHTQGWADGGGTDSDNLAHLCEPHHRLKHLSQWRVTQEPGGILLWTSPGNRSYRTDPANPMGPPRPLPPAVGPTTRKRPADNTYLMPQHQPKRRPSPPVPENPPF, from the coding sequence ATGAGTAGCCCCGACCAGGCACCACCGCCCGCTCCGGATGATGACCATCACTCTCCGGAGTCCGCTCCACCTGGGTCCACCCCCGCTCCTGCCGACCCGACCGAACCCCACGAGACCGAACCCCACGAACCCGACCCTGGCGATCCGTACGTCCCGAACCTGACCCTGGACGAACTCGTTCGCACGGAGCTGGTCCGCCGCACCGAACTGATCGCGGCCGAAGCCCGCGCCATCGCCCAGGCGCAGGCCCGGCAGGCCGAACTCCTCGTCGAGTTGCAGTGCTGGAGCGAAGACCCGCAAGTCTCCTCCCGGCTGCACGGCAACCCGGAGAGCATCCGGCAGTCCGACCTGGACGCGGCCAGCATGACCGAGGACCAGGCCCGCGCCGCCGCCTACAGCCGCTGGGACGACCGGGACGTGGCCCGCCGCACCATCGTGAGCGAGACCGCCTGCCTCCTGCGCGTGGCCGAGCGCACGGTGGAACGGATGATGGACCAGTCGCTCTGGCTGATGTGCGCCCCGGCCACCTTCGAAGCCCTCTCCGCCGGGGAGATCAGCCACCGGCACGCCCTGGCGCTCGTCGACCAGATGCGCACCCTGCCGGACGAAGACCAGGCCGCATTCGAAGAAGCCGTCCTCCCAGCCGCGAAGACGATGCCGCTGGGACGGTTCACCGACAAGGCCCGCCGACTGCGGGAGAGGCAGCATCCCGAATCAATCGTGACCCGCACCACGAACGCTTTCGCCGAACGCCGCACATACTGGGAGGCCGCACCGGATGGGATGGGCTGGTTGCACTGGTACGGCACCGCCCACGACACCACAGCCGCCTACGACCGCATCGACTCGATGGCCGTGAACCTGAAAAAGGCTAGCGAATCGGCGTCCTCGAGCACAGGGCCGGCCGCCGACGCGGATGAGGAGCAGAAGAAGCGCTCCCGCGACCAGCTTCGAGCCGACCTCACCCGCGCTCTCCTGCTGGACGGCATCACGCCCGACGGCCTGGGCGCCGGGATTCGCGGCACGGTGATGGTCACGGTATCGGTGTTCACCCTGCTGGGCCTGGACGAGGAGCCCGCCTCCCTCGAGGGCTACGGGCCGATCTCACCCGAGGCCGCACGGGAGATCGCCGCGCACGCGCCCAGCTTCACCCGGCTGCTCACCCACCCCGAGACCGGAGTGGTGCTCTCCCTCGGCACAACCCAGTACAAGAACACCAAGGCCATGAAGAAATGGCTCCGGATACGCGACGAAACCTGCCGGTTCCCGGGCTGCTCCCGCCCCGCCGTCAGGAGCGACGTCGACCACACCCAGGGTTGGGCAGACGGCGGCGGAACCGACAGCGACAACCTCGCCCACCTCTGCGAGCCCCACCACCGGCTCAAACACCTCTCCCAGTGGCGGGTTACCCAGGAACCCGGCGGGATCCTGCTCTGGACCTCGCCCGGCAACCGCAGCTACCGCACCGACCCGGCCAACCCGATGGGACCACCCCGGCCGCTGCCGCCGGCGGTGGGCCCGACGACCCGGAAGCGCCCCGCCGACAACACCTATCTGATGCCTCAGCATCAGCCGAAGCGGCGCCCGTCGCCTCCGGTGCCGGAGAACCCGCCGTTCTAA
- a CDS encoding GNAT family N-acetyltransferase: MNAEYEIRRFEPAAPGEPGYPEATAWDKAVSFGFHEERSTDERIQESIARSRIDGAVFTGVYQTGQPAPHSLGSEVPVATFGTQPSTLNIGFGRLLDAHLITGVTVRTSHRRRGLLRRMMTEDLALAKESGIAIAALTASEASIYARFGFGVATAEQSITVDTGAKFRLSHVPVGTVEVADPTVLLELAPQIFNRVHGAQPGSIGRQEFYRQLAAGTASREGGPDTKVKVALHYAPGGTGENTGENTVDGYVSYRFGGWDKTPATMEIVDLVAATPAAYLELWQYLAAIDLVERITWNEAPVDNPLTWALTDSRCVAASNPRDLLWLRILDVPQALQARQFAADGTLVLTVTDGLGLTAGTFALEVRDGTARVSASAAAPDLELDIAALSSIYLGAVNPVTLAAAGTVHEHSAGAAFLAARLFAVERPAHCLTHF; encoded by the coding sequence ATGAATGCAGAGTACGAGATCCGTCGGTTCGAGCCGGCAGCCCCTGGCGAGCCCGGGTACCCCGAAGCGACGGCCTGGGACAAAGCGGTCTCTTTCGGGTTCCATGAGGAGCGCAGCACTGACGAGCGGATACAGGAGTCCATTGCCAGAAGCCGCATAGACGGCGCCGTGTTCACGGGCGTCTACCAAACCGGTCAGCCGGCACCGCATTCGCTGGGCAGTGAGGTGCCTGTCGCCACGTTCGGCACCCAGCCCAGCACGCTCAACATCGGGTTCGGCCGGCTGCTGGATGCGCACCTGATCACCGGCGTGACCGTGCGCACCTCGCACCGGCGGCGCGGACTGCTGCGCCGCATGATGACTGAAGACCTCGCCCTGGCCAAGGAGAGCGGCATCGCGATCGCCGCCCTCACCGCATCCGAGGCGTCGATCTATGCCCGATTCGGCTTTGGTGTGGCCACCGCGGAGCAGAGCATCACGGTTGACACCGGTGCCAAGTTCCGGCTCAGCCATGTGCCGGTGGGAACTGTGGAGGTCGCCGACCCAACCGTGCTTCTCGAGCTGGCACCCCAGATCTTCAACCGGGTGCACGGTGCCCAGCCGGGATCCATCGGCCGGCAGGAGTTCTATCGCCAGCTGGCCGCAGGAACAGCGAGTCGCGAGGGCGGCCCGGATACCAAGGTGAAGGTTGCGCTGCACTACGCGCCTGGAGGCACGGGCGAGAACACAGGCGAGAACACGGTCGACGGCTATGTTTCCTACCGGTTCGGCGGCTGGGACAAGACCCCCGCCACGATGGAGATCGTGGACCTCGTTGCCGCCACTCCGGCGGCCTACCTGGAGCTCTGGCAGTACCTGGCGGCCATCGACCTGGTGGAGCGCATCACCTGGAACGAGGCACCGGTGGACAACCCGCTCACCTGGGCCCTCACCGATTCGCGCTGCGTGGCGGCGTCGAACCCGCGAGACCTGCTCTGGTTGCGCATCCTCGATGTACCCCAGGCACTTCAAGCGCGTCAGTTCGCCGCCGACGGCACCCTCGTTCTCACAGTCACCGACGGCCTGGGTCTCACGGCAGGCACCTTCGCACTCGAGGTGCGGGACGGCACCGCGCGGGTCAGCGCATCCGCCGCGGCGCCCGACCTGGAACTGGACATCGCCGCGCTCTCCTCCATCTACCTGGGCGCGGTGAACCCGGTGACGCTGGCCGCGGCGGGCACGGTGCACGAGCACTCCGCGGGAGCAGCGTTCCTGGCTGCCCGGCTCTTCGCCGTGGAGCGACCGGCCCACTGCCTGACGCACTTCTAG
- a CDS encoding dihydrofolate reductase family protein: MRKLTAGLFYSVDGVVESPNLWQFDSFDAEMGEEMGAVISRVDTVLLGRVGYQEWSGYWPNADADDPFGSFITPVQKFVASRTLTGDLEWQNSQLMDAPLEEFVTALKQTEGGEISVMASISLVRQLLFAGLLDSLTLMMHPVVAGQGRHLFEPSDPTTKLVLQNSRVTSKGNTILSYGLRTD; the protein is encoded by the coding sequence ATGCGCAAACTGACCGCAGGCCTCTTTTACTCCGTTGACGGGGTCGTGGAGTCGCCGAACCTCTGGCAGTTCGACAGCTTCGACGCCGAGATGGGCGAGGAGATGGGCGCGGTGATCAGCCGCGTCGACACTGTGCTGCTCGGCCGGGTGGGCTACCAGGAGTGGTCGGGGTACTGGCCGAACGCCGACGCCGACGACCCGTTCGGCAGCTTCATCACCCCGGTACAAAAGTTCGTCGCCTCCCGCACCCTCACCGGGGACCTCGAGTGGCAGAATTCCCAGTTGATGGATGCGCCGCTGGAGGAGTTCGTCACCGCGCTCAAGCAGACCGAGGGCGGCGAGATCAGCGTCATGGCCAGCATCTCGCTGGTGCGGCAGCTCTTGTTCGCCGGCCTGCTGGACTCGCTGACGCTGATGATGCACCCGGTGGTGGCGGGGCAGGGCCGGCACCTCTTCGAACCCAGCGATCCCACCACCAAACTGGTCCTTCAGAATTCCCGTGTGACCAGCAAGGGCAACACCATCCTCAGCTACGGGCTCCGCACCGACTAG
- a CDS encoding aminotransferase class I/II-fold pyridoxal phosphate-dependent enzyme, with amino-acid sequence MPQISSTARSIPGSGIRRIFELAAAFDDVIQLSVGEPEARVAPHILAAGARAWENDATGYSPNSGLLLLRSALVGKLAAHNGYAVDEDQVHITAGGSQALHMAMCLTLDAGDEILIPDPGYATFAMAARLVGAVPVSYRLTAERGFAPAIAELEQIITPRTRVLLINSPSNPLGVVYGPEVIGELLDFAARHDLWVISDEVYEYFTFDGAFTSVASLDSSDRVFSVYSLSKTYALTGVRVGYLVTPPGVAGTFRAAQEAIVSCVNLPAQLAAVAAIEGDQSAIADARAHYRSNLDAACAALDARGIGYHRPGGAFYLWINVSHASNGDVAAWAEDFLLTQRVAVAPGTAFGAGGEGWIRICLAGRQEPLLTALSRLPAA; translated from the coding sequence ATGCCCCAGATATCGTCCACGGCGCGTTCCATCCCGGGGTCGGGCATCCGCCGCATCTTTGAACTCGCCGCCGCGTTCGACGATGTGATCCAGCTCAGCGTGGGCGAACCCGAGGCGCGGGTGGCACCGCACATCCTGGCCGCGGGCGCGCGGGCGTGGGAGAACGACGCGACCGGCTACAGCCCGAACAGCGGCCTGCTGCTGCTGCGCTCCGCGCTTGTCGGCAAGCTCGCCGCGCACAACGGCTACGCCGTGGACGAAGACCAGGTGCACATCACCGCGGGCGGCTCGCAAGCCCTGCACATGGCGATGTGCCTCACGCTGGATGCCGGCGACGAGATCCTCATTCCCGACCCCGGCTATGCCACTTTCGCGATGGCGGCCCGGCTCGTCGGCGCCGTTCCGGTGTCGTACCGGCTCACCGCCGAGCGCGGGTTCGCGCCCGCGATCGCCGAGCTCGAGCAGATCATCACCCCGCGAACCCGGGTGCTGCTGATCAACAGCCCGTCCAATCCGCTCGGCGTGGTCTACGGGCCGGAGGTGATCGGCGAGCTGCTCGATTTCGCCGCCCGGCACGACCTCTGGGTGATCAGCGACGAGGTCTACGAGTACTTCACCTTCGACGGTGCCTTCACAAGCGTCGCCAGCCTGGATAGCAGCGACCGGGTGTTCAGCGTTTACTCCCTCTCCAAGACCTACGCGCTCACCGGCGTGCGGGTCGGATACCTGGTCACCCCGCCCGGCGTGGCCGGCACGTTCCGCGCCGCCCAGGAGGCGATCGTGAGTTGCGTGAACCTGCCCGCGCAGCTCGCCGCCGTCGCAGCCATCGAGGGCGACCAGTCCGCGATCGCGGATGCGCGTGCGCACTATCGGAGCAACCTCGACGCGGCGTGCGCGGCTCTGGATGCCCGCGGCATCGGCTACCACCGCCCCGGCGGTGCCTTCTACCTGTGGATCAACGTCTCCCACGCCTCGAACGGCGATGTGGCCGCCTGGGCGGAGGACTTTCTGCTGACCCAGCGCGTGGCCGTCGCGCCCGGCACCGCGTTCGGGGCCGGCGGCGAGGGCTGGATCCGCATCTGCCTGGCCGGCCGGCAGGAGCCGCTGCTCACAGCGTTGTCGAGGCTGCCCGCAGCCTGA
- a CDS encoding SDR family oxidoreductase produces MPALDYPSHTILITGASSGIGATFARSLASRGANLVLVARRRDRLDALATELTKAHGVTVTAITQDLGSSSVGVRLADAVAAAGLHVTGIINNAGFGTFGDFVEEDPDRLALEIAVDVSAPVQISSAFLPDMVKAGTGFLINVASMAAYTPTPRMAVYGAAKAFVLSFTESLWAETRASGVTVFAVSPGATSTEFNAVVGTDDATAGARMRTPDDVVATALAHLDRRNPGPSVIDGSSNRVGANIGRVMSRRGTVTMMHRLTDPARRNRTAAAR; encoded by the coding sequence GTGCCCGCACTGGACTATCCCAGCCACACCATCCTGATCACCGGAGCGTCATCCGGTATCGGCGCGACCTTTGCCCGTTCCCTGGCTTCTCGCGGCGCCAACCTCGTGCTGGTCGCCCGCCGCCGGGATCGACTCGACGCACTCGCCACCGAGCTCACCAAAGCCCACGGCGTGACCGTCACCGCGATCACCCAGGACCTTGGCTCGTCCTCGGTAGGCGTCCGGCTCGCAGATGCGGTGGCAGCGGCAGGGCTCCACGTCACCGGCATCATCAACAACGCCGGTTTCGGCACCTTCGGCGACTTCGTCGAGGAAGACCCCGACCGCCTTGCTCTCGAGATCGCCGTCGACGTCAGCGCACCCGTCCAAATTAGCTCCGCGTTCCTGCCCGACATGGTCAAGGCGGGCACAGGGTTCCTGATCAACGTCGCCAGCATGGCTGCCTACACACCCACCCCGAGGATGGCCGTCTACGGTGCGGCGAAAGCGTTCGTGCTGAGCTTCACGGAGTCCCTCTGGGCAGAGACCCGCGCATCAGGAGTCACCGTCTTCGCGGTCTCGCCCGGCGCCACGAGCACCGAGTTCAACGCCGTCGTCGGCACCGATGACGCCACCGCGGGAGCCCGGATGCGCACACCGGACGACGTCGTGGCCACCGCGCTCGCCCACCTCGACCGGCGCAACCCGGGCCCGAGTGTGATCGATGGCTCCTCCAACCGGGTCGGCGCGAACATCGGCCGAGTGATGAGCCGACGCGGAACCGTCACGATGATGCACCGACTCACCGACCCCGCGCGCCGTAACCGCACCGCCGCGGCGAGATAG
- a CDS encoding NUDIX hydrolase produces MIEALSTREAYRNAWMTVREDVVRRPDGSTGIYGVVDKPDFAIVVPYTDDGFWLVEQFRYPVGRRAWEFPQGSWPAEKGGSQEDLARAELQEETGMRAADVRHLAHFYSAYGHSSQGCDLYLATALTPGPPDREITEQDMVHRWFSEDDFRRMIRDGEIVDAATIAAYTYVVLDRQA; encoded by the coding sequence ATGATCGAAGCCCTGTCAACGCGGGAGGCTTACCGCAATGCCTGGATGACCGTGCGCGAGGATGTCGTGCGCCGACCGGACGGGTCCACAGGGATCTACGGGGTCGTCGACAAACCCGACTTCGCCATCGTCGTGCCGTACACCGACGATGGGTTCTGGCTGGTCGAACAGTTCCGCTACCCCGTCGGGCGCCGGGCCTGGGAGTTCCCGCAGGGCTCCTGGCCGGCAGAGAAGGGCGGCAGCCAGGAGGACCTGGCCCGCGCCGAGCTGCAGGAGGAGACCGGGATGCGCGCCGCCGACGTGCGCCACCTCGCGCACTTCTACAGCGCCTACGGCCACAGCAGCCAGGGCTGCGACCTCTACCTGGCCACCGCCCTCACGCCCGGTCCGCCGGACCGCGAGATCACCGAGCAAGACATGGTGCACCGCTGGTTTAGCGAAGACGACTTCCGCCGCATGATCCGCGACGGCGAGATTGTGGATGCGGCGACCATCGCCGCGTACACCTACGTGGTGCTCGACCGGCAGGCTTGA
- a CDS encoding epoxide hydrolase family protein, with translation MPNAERRPEPFTTQTDPAALADLRARLRATRWPDAPEDAGWALGTDLDCLRDLVGYWADEFDWPAAEAALNRLPRFRAQVGGLGIHFVHARAVAPTGPVLPLVLSHGWPDSFWRYSKVIPLLTDPGAHGGDPADAFDVIVPDLPGFGYSDIPTGPALNSIEVAGLWAELMGGLGYARFGAAGGDIGSHVSRYLALDHPDKVVAVHRTDAGLAVFDGDLADLAPEERDWLQGGAAWGAAEGAYAAMHRTKPQTAAFGLTDSPAGLAAWIVEKLRAWSDCDGDLESVFSRDEILTNLTIYWFTGTIGSSMRMYNANAAIPPAQLARRVAVPSGFAIFPGDLVRPPLAWLERTANVVRATEPAHGGHFAAFEQPELYAHELREFFRPYRASTRA, from the coding sequence ATGCCGAACGCTGAGCGTCGCCCCGAACCGTTCACCACGCAGACCGACCCCGCCGCGCTGGCGGACCTCCGCGCCCGCCTGCGGGCCACGCGCTGGCCGGATGCGCCGGAGGACGCCGGCTGGGCCCTCGGCACCGACCTCGACTGCCTGCGCGACCTCGTCGGCTACTGGGCCGACGAGTTCGACTGGCCGGCAGCGGAGGCCGCACTCAACCGGTTACCCCGGTTCCGAGCCCAGGTCGGCGGGCTGGGCATCCACTTTGTGCATGCCCGTGCCGTTGCGCCCACGGGGCCCGTGTTGCCGCTGGTGCTCAGCCACGGCTGGCCGGATTCTTTCTGGCGCTACTCCAAGGTGATCCCGCTGCTCACCGACCCGGGTGCACACGGCGGCGACCCGGCGGATGCGTTCGACGTGATCGTGCCCGACCTGCCCGGGTTCGGCTATTCCGACATCCCTACCGGGCCTGCGCTCAACTCCATTGAGGTGGCCGGGCTCTGGGCAGAACTCATGGGCGGTCTCGGCTACGCCCGGTTCGGTGCGGCCGGCGGCGACATCGGCAGTCACGTGAGCCGCTACCTCGCCCTCGACCACCCCGACAAGGTCGTGGCCGTGCACCGCACCGACGCCGGCCTGGCCGTCTTCGACGGCGACCTGGCAGATTTGGCCCCGGAAGAACGCGACTGGTTGCAGGGCGGTGCGGCCTGGGGTGCGGCGGAGGGTGCCTACGCGGCCATGCACCGCACCAAGCCGCAGACTGCCGCGTTCGGGCTCACCGACTCGCCGGCGGGCCTGGCCGCCTGGATCGTCGAGAAACTGCGGGCCTGGAGCGACTGCGACGGCGACCTCGAGAGCGTCTTCAGCCGGGACGAGATCCTCACCAACCTCACCATCTACTGGTTCACGGGCACCATCGGGTCGTCGATGCGGATGTACAACGCGAACGCCGCCATCCCGCCCGCTCAGCTCGCCCGCCGGGTGGCGGTGCCGTCGGGCTTCGCGATCTTCCCCGGCGACCTGGTGCGCCCGCCGCTCGCCTGGCTGGAACGCACCGCGAATGTCGTGCGAGCCACCGAGCCGGCGCATGGCGGCCACTTCGCCGCGTTCGAACAGCCCGAGTTGTACGCCCACGAGCTGCGGGAATTCTTCCGGCCGTATCGGGCCTCGACTCGGGCCTGA
- a CDS encoding 5'-3' exonuclease yields the protein MLLDTAALYFRAFYGVPDTVRAPTGEPVNAVRGLLDMIARLATEFQPTEIVACWDDDWRPQWRVDLIPTYKTHRVAAVSASNAGPTTDADPSIEDVPDLLSPQVPIVREVLTALGIPIVGAAEHEADDVIGTLASHASIPVDVITGDRDLFQLVDDSRDVRVIYTGRGMARLEILTDATLTAKTGVTPAQYADFAAMRGDASDGLPGVAGVGEKTAATLLADFGDLAGIVAAAADPGTALGASARAKILAAADYLQVAPKVVNVVRDLKLPAFDARIRPTTPEQAAELQKLTERWGLSTSMKRAREALAALA from the coding sequence ATGCTCCTCGACACCGCCGCCCTGTATTTCCGGGCGTTCTACGGGGTTCCCGACACCGTTCGGGCGCCAACCGGGGAGCCGGTGAACGCCGTGCGCGGGCTGCTCGACATGATCGCCCGGCTCGCCACCGAGTTCCAGCCCACCGAGATCGTGGCCTGCTGGGACGACGATTGGCGGCCGCAGTGGCGGGTCGACCTCATCCCTACCTACAAGACCCATCGAGTGGCCGCTGTGTCCGCCTCCAATGCAGGGCCCACGACGGATGCCGACCCGTCGATCGAGGACGTGCCCGACCTGCTCAGCCCGCAGGTGCCGATCGTCCGGGAGGTGCTCACCGCGCTCGGCATCCCGATCGTCGGCGCCGCCGAGCACGAGGCCGACGACGTGATCGGCACCCTCGCCTCGCACGCATCCATCCCGGTGGATGTGATCACCGGCGACCGCGACCTCTTCCAGCTCGTTGACGACTCCCGCGACGTGCGGGTGATCTACACCGGCCGCGGCATGGCCCGGCTGGAGATTCTCACCGACGCCACCCTCACGGCCAAGACCGGGGTCACCCCGGCGCAATACGCCGACTTCGCCGCCATGCGCGGCGACGCCTCCGACGGGCTGCCCGGTGTGGCCGGGGTGGGCGAGAAGACCGCGGCCACGCTGCTGGCCGACTTCGGCGACCTGGCCGGCATCGTCGCGGCCGCCGCCGACCCGGGCACGGCGCTCGGCGCATCCGCGCGGGCAAAGATTCTGGCCGCCGCGGATTACCTGCAGGTGGCACCGAAGGTGGTGAATGTGGTGCGCGACCTGAAGCTACCGGCGTTCGACGCCCGCATCCGCCCGACCACGCCCGAGCAGGCCGCCGAGCTGCAGAAACTGACCGAGCGGTGGGGCCTGAGCACGTCAATGAAGCGAGCGCGCGAAGCCCTCGCCGCGCTCGCCTGA
- a CDS encoding cation-transporting ATPase, whose product MASKALDKSGQSSTNGSGKTDWRDLVRTAADKVTGDTRPAAATQPSAATQPPAAAPLAAATPQRAAATPQNAAIPADAAAIARYDYLLKTAQPEQLEQVHRDAFARLTPAQREQVNAQLRAELPATEQPASAEPADLARAAARGEAHNPGFLRSLFAKPAAQGGAGALAGVGLGAVAGAGLGAAGGLLAAVAGGAVLSSVAAPILEQAAGLGVDFDSLAGGLGDLTAGAEDYASGLGDIATGAEDYAGGVGEQLTEAGSNFDASSLTDLASNFEIPGLGDLGRFFGRES is encoded by the coding sequence ATGGCATCGAAAGCCCTCGACAAGTCGGGGCAGTCCTCCACGAACGGCTCAGGCAAGACGGACTGGCGCGACCTGGTGCGCACGGCGGCCGACAAGGTCACCGGCGACACCCGGCCGGCCGCTGCAACTCAGCCGTCCGCCGCAACTCAGCCGCCAGCAGCAGCTCCGCTCGCGGCCGCCACGCCTCAGCGCGCCGCAGCCACACCCCAAAACGCCGCCATCCCAGCGGATGCGGCGGCCATCGCCCGCTACGACTACCTCCTGAAGACCGCGCAGCCGGAGCAGCTCGAACAGGTGCACCGCGACGCCTTCGCCCGGCTCACTCCCGCCCAGCGCGAGCAGGTCAACGCGCAGCTGCGCGCGGAGCTGCCAGCCACCGAGCAGCCGGCGTCGGCGGAACCCGCCGACCTCGCGCGCGCGGCAGCCAGGGGCGAAGCGCACAACCCCGGCTTCCTGCGCTCGCTGTTCGCCAAGCCCGCCGCACAGGGCGGCGCCGGCGCGCTTGCCGGAGTCGGACTCGGCGCTGTCGCCGGAGCCGGTCTGGGCGCGGCCGGCGGACTCCTCGCCGCCGTCGCCGGTGGCGCCGTGCTCAGCAGCGTGGCCGCACCGATCCTCGAACAGGCCGCTGGGCTCGGCGTCGACTTCGACAGCCTGGCCGGTGGCCTCGGCGACCTCACCGCCGGCGCCGAGGACTACGCCAGCGGCCTGGGCGACATCGCCACGGGCGCAGAGGACTACGCCGGTGGGGTCGGCGAGCAGCTGACCGAGGCCGGGTCGAACTTCGACGCGTCGAGCCTCACCGACCTGGCCTCGAACTTCGAGATCCCCGGGCTGGGCGACCTCGGCCGGTTCTTCGGCCGCGAGAGCTGA
- the arr gene encoding NAD(+)--rifampin ADP-ribosyltransferase, with translation MTSEPIPFEVHETGALFHGTKADLAVGDLLVPGRESNFEAGRVTNYVYVTATLDAATWGAELALGAGRGRIYIVEPLGALEDDPNVTDKKFPGNPTHSFRTREPVKVIGELTDWVGHSPENLQAMRDGLAALKRDGGAVIYD, from the coding sequence ATGACTAGCGAACCGATACCGTTCGAGGTGCACGAGACGGGTGCGCTCTTCCACGGCACAAAAGCCGACCTGGCCGTGGGCGACCTCCTCGTTCCCGGCCGTGAATCCAACTTCGAAGCCGGACGCGTCACGAACTACGTCTATGTGACGGCCACGCTGGATGCCGCGACGTGGGGCGCCGAACTGGCGTTGGGGGCCGGCCGTGGGCGCATCTACATCGTCGAACCGCTGGGCGCCCTCGAAGACGATCCCAACGTGACCGACAAGAAGTTTCCGGGCAATCCCACGCACTCGTTCCGCACCCGGGAGCCCGTGAAGGTCATCGGCGAGCTCACCGACTGGGTGGGCCACTCGCCCGAGAACCTGCAGGCCATGCGAGACGGCCTGGCAGCGCTCAAGCGCGACGGCGGCGCAGTCATCTACGACTGA
- a CDS encoding DUF6328 family protein, whose product MPDPAPRTPEEPSPAPDGRTETPTEQLDRNWAELLQELRVIQTGTQILTGFLLAAVFQSRFADLDAFQRDTYLVLVVTSIVTTLVGLAPVSLHRVLFRRQAKDTIVRYTDYFVQATLAGVAITVAGIGLLIFDLVLGRAWGVAFAAFIVLVVLVIWIVVPRRIRRKH is encoded by the coding sequence ATGCCCGACCCCGCTCCGCGCACCCCGGAGGAGCCCAGCCCGGCTCCGGACGGCCGCACCGAAACCCCCACCGAGCAATTGGACCGGAACTGGGCCGAGCTGCTCCAGGAGCTCCGGGTGATCCAGACCGGCACACAGATCCTCACCGGCTTCCTGCTCGCCGCGGTCTTCCAGTCCCGCTTCGCCGATCTGGATGCCTTCCAGCGCGACACCTACCTCGTGCTGGTCGTCACCTCCATCGTCACCACGCTGGTCGGGCTGGCGCCGGTGAGCCTGCACCGGGTGCTGTTCCGCCGGCAGGCCAAGGACACCATCGTGCGGTACACCGACTACTTCGTGCAGGCGACACTTGCCGGAGTAGCGATCACGGTCGCCGGCATCGGGCTGCTGATCTTCGACCTCGTGCTCGGCCGGGCCTGGGGAGTGGCCTTCGCCGCCTTCATCGTCCTGGTGGTGCTCGTGATCTGGATCGTGGTGCCGCGTCGAATACGTCGCAAGCACTGA
- a CDS encoding PadR family transcriptional regulator: MATDVGTQLRKGVVEYCVLGLLQGAPTYGWKISERLVSLGLIGSIGTLYPLLSRLRDQGLIIAQADESDSARPRKYYSLTPAGREQLGLFRAQWQPFSDAVSTIIATPTATPTATPNKEE, from the coding sequence ATGGCAACTGATGTGGGAACGCAACTCCGCAAGGGGGTGGTCGAATACTGCGTGCTCGGCCTGCTCCAGGGCGCCCCGACCTACGGCTGGAAAATCTCGGAACGACTGGTGTCGCTGGGGCTGATCGGCAGCATCGGAACGTTGTATCCCTTGCTCAGCCGGTTGCGCGACCAGGGCCTGATCATCGCGCAAGCCGACGAGTCGGATTCGGCGCGGCCGCGCAAGTACTACAGCCTCACGCCTGCCGGCCGAGAGCAACTCGGCCTGTTCCGGGCGCAGTGGCAGCCGTTCTCCGATGCGGTCAGCACCATCATCGCAACCCCCACAGCAACTCCCACCGCAACTCCCAATAAAGAGGAATGA